The genomic window atagtagattaattaaaattcggaataaaaaataaaataaaaatctgaaattgaacaaattaaaaagagagttcaagtaggaatacaattttaaaacaacttatattgaaaataaaaaataaaaatattaaaagaacacaatacaatattatttgaaattcaaaaaaaaaatctgaaattagaacaagaaaaataagatttcaacttggaatacaatttataaataactaaaattagtgataaaaaataaagactattaaaagaaaagaccatctaaaacacatgacgagataaattaagtaacaaacctataaaggagtaaagtggtggcggttgatgggacatgtaaaagctattaataaaacatcaaatagaatcctaatgatgattaaaaggaaggacgATGGGCAAGTCGTGAAGCAATCAGTTAACGCGGttggcaggacttctagaaagtaaaaaaagataaaccccaatgataattatatttgatttttaaaatttcattgacaataaaaatgagaggcaACAGTTGGGTCGTACAAGAGTACAATGGCCGAGCCACCGATGGTTGGTGGGATTTCTAGAAAGTAAAGAAATGAATTCCAATGATAGTTATCTTCGATTTTTACAATCCCAATGATAGTTATCTTCGATTTTtacaatcccaatgacaataaaaattaGGTGGCGGACATGTCGTAGGGGAGAATAGTGGCAACGTTTGatgggatttctaaaaattataaaaaaaaatgaaacccaatgagacaataaactctaaaaatataaggtccaatttttaaaggttcgggcttctaaaaagtaaaataaataaacctcaatgataatcatgtttgatcttaaaatctcaatgacaataaagaaaggCGGTAACTGgcaagccgtagaggagtactaCAATAAAGTCGCCGACGttttggcggaacttctagaaagtaaaaataaatgaatctaAACGATAATTacattcgatttttaaaataacaatgacaataaagagaagatgcagtggatggccgtagaggagtataatggcggTAGTGTTTTACGGGACtcctagaaattataaaaataaaacccaacaggacaataaagtctaaaaactataagatccaatttttaaaggttccaaagaGAATGAATATAAATAGTGGTAGAAAAAGGTTccaaagagaatgaatagaaacagtggtagatcgagcaagcaaataaagaaggatatgacaaaagtaaggggtagcaactgatgtggcttttaaaaactataaaattagaaacacgatgatgataaggtttggtctttcaaagtcttaaaacaacgagataactatttaataaattttaaataaaaggtattaaaaatataaattttatatgggtgctagccgcgcaattgcgcgggccacccagctagttatcttattaaagtaataaaaaaagaagccaTCACATTTGCTCTCacggtctagaaattctcacattaatcggagaaaaagaaaaagtagaattcatataataatacaatttaaaaatagctgaaattcggaattagaaataaggaatattgaaagagtAGACTAGAGATTGGCATGTAGAGtcctattatatttttttgttgtttcgcTGATTCCTGATTGTAACTGCACCAAGTGTTATGTTAGTCGAACCGCTATCAATACTACCGAGACGGTCGATTTACATTGGTTTTAAAAGTTTGCCCGATTTTGTTATTACGGGATGCAAATTAAAACACGTTCCATCGTTGAGGGGTGCAAAATAGACGTTCTTACTCATTTACATTGGTTTTAAAAGTTAGGGGCGCTTGGCTATTGGTGCTTCagtcggcgagcggcggaggcggcgcagggGGCTCTTGATCGTGGAGTTAGATATGGGCAAGTATGGCCCGCGTGGGGGTATGTGTGGCTATATAAGCTTGTGTTCTGGCCCATCTCGTAGCAGCCCAAACGTGTTCAACCGACGCAGCAAGTTTCAGGATACTCGACAGGGCACGCAAGATTAACGGACGTACGGCTCCGACTCCGAGAGCCAGGCGAGAATCCGATTTGATTGCAGAACTGATGTCAGATTCCGAATCAAAAAACAAAGAAGTAAAAAAAGATTCGGACAAGCATCCTTTCCTATAAAAGTCTTGCTTGTTTTAGTTACAGGGAATTCGCTTGCTATCGATGGCTTGTGCGAGCGCGGGAAAACGTGATATGATGAATCAGCCGGGACATGGTGGTGATGTGCCCGTGgccaagcggcggcggtgcgtcgaacccaccggcgccgccgcggccggcatCCCGGAAGACATTGTGGAGGAAATCGTCCTCCGCCTCCCTGTCAAGTCCATCCTGCGGTTCAGATCCGTGTGCAAGTCGTGGCGCGCCATGGTCGCCGACCCGCGCTTCGTGCGCCTCCAGCTACACCACtccaccacggcggcgcgccATCACCCACCGTCCATGCTAGTCCTGGCAGACTGGTGTGTGCCAGAGCAATGGAGGGGAACGATCGACTTCTTTAGCTATCCGGGCCATGGCGTCGCCGCGGACTTCGCGCATAGGATAACATGGTCCTCGAACTCGAAGtcgaccgtcgccgccgccgcagacgggTACGCTGCCGCCGACTGGGACGCCGTCGACGACGGGGATGCCGCGGATGACGGGAACGCCGACGACAACTTGGACGACGCCGTGGactgggacgacgacgacgactgggaCATCGACGTTGGCGCCATCGGCTGGGGCTTGCATCTGCACTGCAACGGGCTCGTGCTGCTGCGCTCGACGATGAAGTACTCCACTCAGATGTTAGTTTGCAACCCGGCGACCAAGGAGCTTGCCGAGCTACCGGACTGTGCGCCGGACTACTTCGGGGTGCAAGCGGTAAGCTTCTACGCCGACCAATCTACGGGCAAGACGAAGGTGGTCCACTGCTTCATCCGCCACTGCGACAAGACCTACACGGACTACAGCGTCGGATGCGAGGTTTTGTCCCTCGGCTCGCCGGCGTGGAGGCCGGTCGCCGACCCACCCTACCTCGTCAAGACCAAAACGTCGCCGTGCATCCTCGGCGGCATCTACTGGATCGCCGCCCTACCGTCGCCGTCCACCGGCAGCTGCACCACCCCAGGGGTTGTACGCTTCGACGTGTGCAGCGAGGAGTTCGCCAGTTTCCCGTGCCCACCGTTCATGGAGCGGCAGAAGATGTCTGACGTCGCTTGTGGGGACCTGACGGAGCTGGGTGGCAAGCTGTGCTATGTGCATGCTCCCGCCGACGATAGAGTTGAGCTCTGGACAGCTTCCGCcgccgacggaggcggcggcgggccacgGTGGTCGCTGCAATGCACCGTCGTGCTACCGCACTCCTTTGACACCTTCTTCCAGTTTACCTACGATTACCAAGGAGGCATATTTTTCTACGTGGATTACACCATGATTTACCGGTACGACGTCCAACGCAGAGTTGTGGAACGAGTGGTGGACATGCTCGAGGAGATGACCTACTTCGACAGGTCAAGGCGCAAGCTGGACCGCTGTGATGGGGATTGGATGCACCATGCCATTCAGTACAGTGAGAGCTTGGTATCCATCCAAGCAAATTAATAAATTAGACTGAGCTCGAATATAGTTTCATTTCAGAAAAGATGAGTAAAAAAATTCCGTACATGTAAAACAAATTAGACTGAGCTCGAATATAGTTTGGTTGATTTCGGCTGACAATTCTGTTTTCGGTTGATTTCGGCTGATCAAAGTGTTAGTATATTATAAATCTTGTGAGTATATTGTAcatatttgatgggacatgtgtTCAAATCGCACAAAATTGTATTgtttgtaaagaaaaaaaaaacgaagaatGGAACACGTCATCTATGATGCCTGCAGACTCTGATATTCAGTTGTGGCAATTCAGTGTACTGCTGATTTCGGCTTTTTTTTcgcgaaaaaaaagaatggaacaCGTCATTTATGATGCCTGACTCTGATACTCAGTTGTGGCAATTCAGTGTTCTGCTGATTTCGGTTTATCTTCTGTTGTGTCATCACATTCTTTGAGACCTCCGTTTGTTGAAACGCTTTGGGCACTGAAGAAGTCCGGCGTGCCGTGTCCGGCAACACGGATTGCAAACAAATATTTGCTCCACGAtgtcggcctcggcggcgccggcgggggcaCGCTGCCGCTTGGCCGGCGATGCATTCTCACATTGTGCGTTCTAACATTTGCTGGTGGACAGGTGGAGTCATTGTACTCTACCTTGTCAAAAgttttctagaatttttcacAATCTCATTTGTATTGAATTTTCATTGAAGAAAGGTAAACGAGACATCCTGCTAGGTATTAGAACCCATTCCCACTCAAATGCATGAAAGGGGTGAACATCCACTCAGTAACTTTCCTGGATAAAATTGTAACAGAAGTCAATCTAATTAATTTCAATACAATCCCTTAATTAATTCGCTTTTACGGATACTAGGCTCTCCCTGTACTGAATGACATGGTGCATCCACTTAAATCCACTAATGTAGTACTGCTTGTCCCTTGAATGGAAGTAGGTCATCTCCTTGTTCATGTCGACCACACGTTCAACAACTTGGCGTTGGGTGTCATACCTGTCAATCACGGCGAGATCCAAGTTGAAGAAGATGCCGCCATGGCGATCGTCGGCAAACGGGACGACGAGCTGAGTGGGGCGCCATAGCTCGACGGCGCAATGCCGCGACCACCGCGGCCCgtcggcggcggaagcagcCGCCGTCGTCCAGAGCTCAACGgtatggccggcggcgacgtgcgCGTAGCACAGCTTGTCGCCGGCCAGCTCCGTCAGggtcgcggtcgccggcgaaGTGCCGTCGTGATGCACGCACGGCGGGCTCGGGAAATCGTCGAACACCTCGCGGCGCACGTCGAAGCGTAGCATCCCTGGGGTTGGCGCTGCGGTGGTGATCCAGTAGATGGCGCCGAGGATgcacggcgacgcggcgccggcCCTGACGGGGCATGGCGAGTCGGCGACCGGCCTCCACGCCGGCGATCCGAGGGAGAAGACCTCGCACCCGACGCTCTCGTCTGAGCGGACGAAGCAGCGAACCACCTTCATGTCGATCTTGCCCGTAGATTGGTCGGCGCCGAAGCCCACGCTTTGGTTCCCGTGCGCGTCCGGCGTACCGGGCGGCACCACGGCGAGCTTCTTGGTCGCCGGGTTGCAGACGAACAtcagagaggaggagaggctcTTCTCCATGGAGAACACCAGCACGAGCCCGTTGCATTGCAGGGGCAGCTCCcagtcggcgccgtcgtcccagtcggcggcggcggcgtgcgaggTCGAGCACCACCATGCCCTCACGTGCgcgagctccgcggcggcgccatgccCCGGGTAGCGAAAGAAGCCGATGGTCCCCT from Oryza glaberrima chromosome 6, OglaRS2, whole genome shotgun sequence includes these protein-coding regions:
- the LOC127775477 gene encoding F-box/kelch-repeat protein At3g23880-like is translated as MGDHDDDVPVAKRRRRLCVQVQPAGAGAAAAGIPEDMVEEILIRLPVKSILRFRSVCKSWRAMVADPCFARLQLRHSTAAERRRHPPSMLVLPWWGWRPQRQQMQGTIGFFRYPGHGAAAELAHVRAWWCSTSHAAAADWDDGADWELPLQCNGLVLVFSMEKSLSSSLMFVCNPATKKLAVVPPGTPDAHGNQSVGFGADQSTGKIDMKVVRCFVRSDESVGCEVFSLGSPAWRPVADSPCPVRAGAASPCILGAIYWITTAAPTPGMLRFDVRREVFDDFPSPPCVHHDGTSPATATLTELAGDKLCYAHVAAGHTVELWTTAAASAADGPRWSRHCAVELWRPTQLVVPFADDRHGGIFFNLDLAVIDRYDTQRQVVERVVDMNKEMTYFHSRDKQYYISGFKWMHHVIQYRESLVSVKAN
- the LOC127777970 gene encoding uncharacterized protein LOC127777970 — encoded protein: MACASAGKRDMMNQPGHGGDVPVAKRRRCVEPTGAAAAGIPEDIVEEIVLRLPVKSILRFRSVCKSWRAMVADPRFVRLQLHHSTTAARHHPPSMLVLADWCVPEQWRGTIDFFSYPGHGVAADFAHRITWSSNSKSTVAAAADGYAAADWDAVDDGDAADDGNADDNLDDAVDWDDDDDWDIDVGAIGWGLHLHCNGLVLLRSTMKYSTQMLVCNPATKELAELPDCAPDYFGVQAVSFYADQSTGKTKVVHCFIRHCDKTYTDYSVGCEVLSLGSPAWRPVADPPYLVKTKTSPCILGGIYWIAALPSPSTGSCTTPGVVRFDVCSEEFASFPCPPFMERQKMSDVACGDLTELGGKLCYVHAPADDRVELWTASAADGGGGGPRWSLQCTVVLPHSFDTFFQFTYDYQGGIFFYVDYTMIYRYDVQRRVVERVVDMLEEMTYFDRSRRKLDRCDGDWMHHAIQYSESLVSIQAN